From a region of the Paeniglutamicibacter cryotolerans genome:
- a CDS encoding transposase has product MSPGAGKSAATLDRFFIEIGPENTASIEAVSMDMGAAFSKSVRTNAPDAVICIDPFHVVQLGTNALEVVRRDQWQRARALPDQSFAKKYKGHRFALLKNPGTLTEKQSATLDHLREDGGTLWRGYLLKESLREIFAGDLSSAEVMAMIQDWCDAASDSGLGPFMKAGATLRGHINGIHAAVSRGLSNGKHEGLNNKIRTMTRRSYGFHSPEAALALIMLACGPVEVRLPYQK; this is encoded by the coding sequence ATTAGCCCTGGGGCAGGGAAGAGCGCCGCCACCCTGGATCGCTTCTTCATCGAAATCGGTCCCGAAAACACGGCCTCGATCGAGGCCGTGAGCATGGACATGGGAGCAGCGTTCAGCAAATCGGTGCGGACCAACGCACCGGACGCGGTGATCTGCATCGACCCGTTCCACGTCGTCCAGCTCGGTACCAACGCGCTCGAAGTGGTGCGCCGGGACCAGTGGCAACGGGCCAGGGCACTGCCGGACCAGTCCTTCGCCAAGAAATACAAGGGCCACCGGTTCGCCCTGTTGAAAAACCCCGGAACCCTCACCGAAAAACAGTCAGCCACCCTGGATCACCTGCGCGAGGACGGCGGGACACTTTGGCGGGGGTACCTGCTCAAGGAATCCCTGCGTGAGATCTTTGCCGGGGACCTGAGCTCCGCTGAGGTCATGGCGATGATCCAGGACTGGTGCGATGCGGCCTCCGACAGCGGGCTGGGTCCGTTCATGAAGGCCGGGGCAACCCTGCGCGGGCACATCAACGGGATCCATGCCGCGGTGAGCCGGGGACTATCCAATGGCAAGCACGAGGGGCTGAACAATAAGATCCGCACCATGACCCGCCGCTCCTATGGATTCCATAGCCCGGAGGCGGCACTGGCCTTGATCATGCTCGCCTGCGGGCCGGTGGAGGTCAGGCTCCCGTATCAGAAATAG
- a CDS encoding ISAs1 family transposase, giving the protein MPSSPISILHGQLEDIPEDLHHFVTPQSIFQALASFPDHRKRRGIRHRLGWILAVALCAVLAGAKSFAAIADWSTYAASTSLRNTGFTAPHVTTFQRVLAHVDAEPFDQALGAWMQTQVQAQVIAVDGKEVRGAKNGGADRVHLMAALDHETGTVIGQVDVGVKTNEITRLDSLLESLGDLQGRIITIDALHTLGRHAEFLHARGAHFLLTVKGNQPKLLRQLQALPWKEVPQGNQQRDTGHGRRSIRRIKVATLTGGITFPHALQAAQLTRKTRPLKGTKWSVEVVYLITSLPAHQASPKQLNTWIRGHWRIENSLHWCRDVTFQEDASHARTGVAPRVTASLRNLAISLHRLNHSSNIAKSSRYLSKHPARPLERIGFIAPSATLH; this is encoded by the coding sequence ATGCCATCTTCCCCCATCAGCATCCTCCACGGCCAACTGGAAGACATCCCCGAAGACCTCCACCACTTCGTGACACCGCAATCCATCTTCCAGGCACTCGCCTCATTCCCGGACCACCGCAAACGCCGCGGCATCCGCCACCGGCTGGGCTGGATCCTGGCCGTAGCCCTCTGCGCCGTGCTGGCCGGGGCGAAGTCCTTTGCAGCCATCGCGGACTGGTCAACGTACGCAGCCTCAACCTCCCTGCGCAACACCGGATTCACGGCACCGCACGTGACCACCTTCCAACGCGTTCTGGCCCACGTGGATGCCGAACCCTTCGACCAGGCCTTGGGCGCATGGATGCAAACCCAGGTCCAGGCGCAGGTCATCGCCGTTGACGGTAAGGAAGTCCGCGGAGCGAAAAACGGTGGGGCGGACCGTGTGCACCTCATGGCGGCGCTGGACCACGAAACCGGCACCGTGATCGGGCAGGTGGACGTGGGCGTGAAGACCAACGAGATCACCCGGCTCGATTCGCTCCTGGAAAGCCTCGGCGACCTGCAGGGAAGGATCATCACCATCGACGCACTACACACCCTGGGACGACACGCGGAGTTCCTGCATGCACGAGGGGCGCACTTCCTGCTGACGGTGAAAGGCAACCAACCCAAGCTGCTCAGGCAACTTCAAGCCCTGCCATGGAAAGAGGTCCCGCAAGGGAACCAGCAACGAGACACCGGGCACGGGCGCAGGAGCATCCGGCGGATCAAGGTCGCCACGCTCACCGGGGGAATCACGTTCCCCCACGCCCTTCAAGCTGCCCAACTGACCCGGAAAACACGACCGCTGAAGGGAACGAAGTGGTCCGTCGAGGTCGTTTACCTCATCACCTCGCTGCCGGCCCACCAGGCAAGCCCGAAGCAGTTGAACACCTGGATCCGGGGCCATTGGCGAATAGAGAATTCCCTCCATTGGTGCCGGGACGTCACGTTCCAGGAGGACGCGAGCCACGCCAGGACCGGGGTGGCGCCACGGGTGACGGCCAGCCTGCGAAACCTGGCCATCAGCCTGCACCGCCTGAACCACAGCAGCAACATCGCCAAATCAAGCCGCTACCTGTCCAAGCACCCCGCACGACCGCTGGAACGCATCGGGTTCATCGCCCCGTCAGCGACTTTGCATTAG
- a CDS encoding IS30 family transposase, with product MPQKTAVAATGAKRKNAARWEQALMPVIDRLDTPNLSSDAYKQEVTTLVCETPALETCLPVLEVRVPDSPASLDPGNLEPALIPEIPLEVLEATNSTRYLSLPERETIRDMLQAGASQRAIARELGRSPSSIGREIKRNSHPVLGYRPYTAQRTSTAQRQRPKPSKLAAPGELRDYVLAKLRKHWSPEQISNLLIKEFPDDPSMRVSHETIYQALYLQARGGLSLEVKSALRTGRTRRKKHKNPRERTERFRDPMVNISERPAEVEDRAVPGHWEGDLIIGAHSGSAIGTLVERTTRYVMLIHLPVDHTAASVRDGLIEAMLTLPEHLRGSLTWDQGSEMAKHLAFSDATDMDVYFCDPHSPWQRGSTENTNGLLRQYFPKSTDLGVYGLEDLEHVAQELNSRPRKTLDWDTPAERLRDLLVTT from the coding sequence ATGCCCCAGAAGACAGCCGTAGCCGCCACGGGCGCAAAGCGGAAGAATGCAGCCCGCTGGGAACAGGCACTGATGCCGGTCATAGATCGTCTTGATACCCCAAACCTTTCATCAGACGCGTATAAACAGGAGGTGACCACACTCGTCTGCGAAACACCTGCGCTCGAAACCTGCTTGCCCGTTTTAGAGGTTCGGGTGCCCGATTCACCGGCCAGCCTCGACCCCGGGAACCTGGAACCTGCGCTGATCCCCGAGATTCCATTGGAGGTCCTCGAAGCCACGAACAGCACCCGCTACCTGTCGCTGCCCGAGCGCGAAACGATTCGGGACATGCTCCAAGCCGGTGCCTCGCAGCGGGCCATCGCCCGGGAGCTGGGGCGTAGCCCCAGCTCGATTGGCCGGGAGATCAAGCGCAACTCCCACCCTGTGTTGGGATACCGCCCCTACACCGCCCAGCGAACCTCCACCGCCCAGCGCCAGCGGCCCAAGCCCAGTAAGCTGGCAGCGCCGGGAGAACTGCGTGATTACGTGCTTGCCAAGCTACGTAAGCACTGGTCCCCGGAGCAGATTTCGAACTTGTTGATCAAGGAGTTCCCCGATGACCCCTCTATGCGCGTGAGCCACGAAACGATCTATCAGGCCCTCTATCTTCAGGCCCGTGGTGGGCTAAGCCTGGAGGTGAAATCGGCCCTGCGTACCGGGCGCACCCGACGCAAAAAGCACAAGAATCCCCGGGAGCGTACGGAGCGTTTCCGGGATCCCATGGTCAATATTTCTGAGCGCCCGGCAGAGGTTGAGGACCGTGCCGTGCCCGGGCATTGGGAAGGGGACCTGATCATCGGGGCGCACAGTGGCTCGGCGATCGGGACCCTGGTGGAACGCACCACCCGCTACGTGATGCTGATACATCTACCGGTGGATCACACGGCCGCATCGGTGCGTGACGGGCTCATCGAAGCAATGCTCACCCTGCCCGAACACTTGCGTGGTTCGCTGACGTGGGATCAGGGGTCGGAGATGGCCAAACACCTGGCTTTCAGCGACGCGACCGACATGGATGTCTACTTCTGCGATCCACATAGCCCCTGGCAGCGCGGGTCCACCGAGAACACCAACGGGCTGCTGCGTCAGTACTTCCCCAAGAGCACCGATTTAGGTGTTTATGGGCTGGAGGATCTGGAGCATGTCGCCCAGGAGCTCAACAGCCGGCCACGTAAAACGTTGGATTGGGACACCCCGGCCGAGCGTCTACGTGATTTACTGGTCACGACATAA
- a CDS encoding integrase core domain-containing protein: MKNDPVDPTIRLAIARWPQDAPRGAVTAFCTEHHLSRKTFYQILKRARTEGQVAALEPRSRRPKTSPSSTSETLNDQAVAMRKSMEAAGWDHGPISVHDQMRKLGMQTPSIASLARIFSERGLVIPAPQKRPRSSYRSFRYPMPNACWQLDATEYVLEGGRKCVIFQLLDDHSRVAVASLAARTENGPDAVKVFRMGVAARGMPQRLLSDNGDALNPIRRGVISELVAYANSLGVATMTGKPYKPTTQGKNERFHSTLFKWLKKQPFAKDLAELQAQVEVFDQAYNTQRGHQSLEDRMTPQEAWDATPVAEHLAPGEWVKLSTKPAPGVGEAVLAVPPGEEQSPTPQNGSTPEPAKLTATLRTEHMAATGSQLMRVNKNRCLRVAGVELYLGKLLRSTMVKVLWDQADLMVISMDGELITKYDYPFPDGVTYLSLKHATAKFQNPPEMG, translated from the coding sequence GTGAAAAATGATCCAGTTGACCCGACGATACGCCTCGCCATCGCCCGATGGCCACAAGACGCACCCAGAGGAGCTGTCACCGCGTTCTGTACCGAGCACCACCTCAGCCGCAAAACGTTCTACCAAATCCTCAAACGAGCCCGCACCGAAGGACAGGTAGCCGCACTCGAACCCCGCTCGCGCCGCCCGAAAACCTCGCCCAGCTCCACCAGCGAAACCCTCAACGACCAAGCCGTCGCCATGCGCAAGTCCATGGAAGCCGCTGGCTGGGACCATGGACCGATCAGCGTGCACGACCAGATGCGCAAGCTGGGCATGCAAACCCCTTCAATTGCTTCCCTGGCCAGGATCTTCAGCGAACGTGGCCTGGTCATCCCGGCCCCGCAGAAGCGTCCCCGCTCCTCGTACCGCTCCTTCCGCTATCCGATGCCCAACGCCTGCTGGCAGCTGGATGCTACCGAATACGTGTTGGAAGGCGGTCGCAAATGCGTGATCTTCCAGCTGCTGGATGACCATTCCCGCGTGGCCGTGGCTTCTTTAGCGGCCAGGACGGAGAACGGTCCGGATGCGGTGAAGGTTTTCCGCATGGGTGTCGCCGCCCGCGGGATGCCACAGCGCTTGCTCAGCGACAATGGCGATGCCCTGAACCCCATCCGTCGGGGCGTGATCAGCGAATTGGTCGCGTACGCCAACAGTCTGGGAGTGGCCACGATGACCGGCAAGCCGTATAAGCCCACGACTCAGGGGAAGAATGAGCGGTTTCATTCGACGTTGTTCAAGTGGTTGAAGAAGCAGCCTTTCGCCAAGGACCTCGCTGAATTGCAAGCGCAGGTTGAGGTCTTTGACCAGGCCTACAACACGCAGCGTGGTCATCAGTCCTTGGAGGATCGGATGACACCGCAGGAGGCTTGGGATGCCACACCGGTCGCTGAGCATCTCGCGCCTGGGGAATGGGTGAAGCTCAGCACCAAGCCCGCTCCGGGCGTCGGCGAGGCTGTCCTGGCCGTACCGCCGGGTGAAGAGCAATCACCAACGCCACAGAACGGTTCAACCCCGGAGCCGGCCAAGCTCACTGCCACGCTGCGGACCGAGCACATGGCGGCAACGGGCAGTCAGTTGATGCGGGTCAATAAGAACAGGTGCCTGCGGGTTGCTGGCGTGGAGCTCTATTTGGGCAAACTGCTCCGCAGCACCATGGTGAAGGTCCTCTGGGATCAGGCGGATTTGATGGTGATCTCAATGGACGGTGAATTGATCACGAAATACGATTATCCATTCCCAGACGGCGTCACGTATCTGAGCTTGAAGCATGCCACAGCGAAATTCCAGAACCCACCAGAAATGGGGTGA
- a CDS encoding CDP-glycerol glycerophosphotransferase family protein — translation MNKRSLKSDANLQTGRLLARSGNWVDAEKAFRRAVDFTEARNARALYLLGNAQFQLGNYAKSLKSTEAAVGLDGSNPEWHIRLGSLYERLNRDDAAIQCYEFAIAKGSRNADWLKRLASAQVRNKKHQDASRTLRALLEYDDNSSEILADYVDAVLKSAPTWQRIEVLNFAIAKNSQKSTWYTALGNAYTELGQFNDAAKSYNYAHKIDKNNPEIAFKLGLSLRLAGSQIKEAKEALEAGVEVDVKFRTKELGPGAYFQSRGQWQPAAYSYQESLGENPFSAELRYRAGLACDRTYDWPSAERYLRQAVIARPEAASWHYRLGLARERQGLYESAADSYGVAVRRSDKPQQNWVYRWGFCLQKANKVELALQVFRQLFPNDDSLKWVEQSGDEHLTPYESELLRENLEYACQMQDASLLFERASALLKLGQFELALCGFETAVVRDSRQRPLGFFRLAVTYMALGRNEDAIRAFLSTSSFPRPDGITTDQYFKHKWQYESMEYVEFLETLPVRSNVVLYESYFGTKIDCNPAAIYREMRNNPKYVDFLHVWVITPGTSVPSDVANDPRVALVLRGSTLYRKYLATAKYLINNVTFPSFFTRRDGQNYLNTWHGTPLKTLGRDIQTGFMEHANVSRNFLQATHMLAPNQHTQDTLISRYEIEGLYTGTVARVGSPRLDKTLNASPESCGKLRATLGIPDDGKAVVFYAPTWRGSHREKSFDKKRLVDDLARLEALDAHVLFRAHHLTEALLYNLKLGVKVVPAEIDTYDVLAIADVLITDYSSLLFDFLATGKPMVFYAYDLDAYTQERGLYFEMESLPGALALSIDELIGCVSTALVSGVTDAEKYEVAKIEFTPMEDGKAADRAVRYFFSEAHDHRKDLIVDQKCILLIHQSLMPNGITSSFLNLLNNLDPLQFRIIFLFDSQSLINDNDRMNKFNLLPNYVQRISRIGSQLVSLEERWVIDKFNTQGEWSSGEQEDIYRKGFQREFKRIFGCSKFDSVIEFDGYAPFWVALLGAGDKLVNNRIIYMHNRMKQEWSTKYGELKNTFSLISWYDKFVSVSKTTSDLNMNELSGNFDLDSSRFVHADNLLQPNDIIEMSKDVIDADILEFIKDSDEIWLTIGRLSPEKSHLKLFTAFKEHIKIQTNAKLLLLGDGPLRQELDYFVQKNNLQKNIFIAGRRSNPFSIMTIADAFILASDHEGQPMVLLEALVMGLPTVATDIVGSRGVLGSGLGSLVENSVNGLIDGLKLGRSHQRSVEFNVDDYQATALAQFISHVQGS, via the coding sequence ATGAATAAACGCTCACTCAAATCTGACGCCAACCTACAAACCGGTAGATTGCTTGCCCGCAGTGGGAATTGGGTGGATGCAGAGAAAGCGTTTCGGCGTGCCGTGGACTTTACTGAAGCACGAAATGCCCGGGCGCTTTATCTTTTGGGCAACGCGCAATTTCAGCTTGGTAACTATGCAAAGTCGCTGAAATCTACCGAGGCTGCGGTGGGACTTGATGGCTCGAATCCGGAGTGGCATATACGGCTTGGTTCGCTATACGAGCGTCTAAATCGGGATGATGCCGCAATTCAGTGCTATGAATTTGCTATTGCCAAAGGGTCACGTAACGCGGACTGGTTGAAGCGCTTAGCGAGTGCTCAGGTTCGGAATAAGAAACACCAGGATGCAAGTCGGACTCTTCGGGCCCTACTTGAATATGATGACAATAGTTCTGAAATTCTGGCTGATTACGTTGACGCAGTTCTTAAGTCGGCACCAACATGGCAGAGAATTGAAGTTCTTAACTTTGCGATAGCAAAAAATAGTCAGAAAAGCACTTGGTACACAGCTTTAGGAAACGCGTATACGGAACTTGGTCAATTTAACGATGCTGCAAAATCATACAATTATGCACATAAAATTGATAAAAACAATCCAGAAATTGCTTTTAAACTTGGTCTTTCTTTGAGGCTTGCTGGAAGCCAAATAAAAGAAGCAAAGGAAGCTCTTGAGGCGGGTGTCGAAGTTGACGTCAAATTCCGCACAAAGGAGCTGGGCCCCGGAGCATATTTTCAAAGCCGTGGTCAGTGGCAGCCAGCAGCATATTCTTACCAGGAGTCATTAGGCGAAAACCCATTTTCGGCCGAGCTTCGGTACCGAGCAGGATTGGCATGTGATCGTACCTACGATTGGCCATCCGCCGAACGTTACTTGAGGCAAGCGGTTATTGCACGACCTGAAGCTGCTTCATGGCACTACCGTCTCGGGCTAGCCAGAGAGCGCCAGGGGCTCTATGAATCTGCGGCAGACTCATACGGCGTCGCTGTACGCCGTTCGGATAAGCCACAACAGAATTGGGTGTACCGTTGGGGATTTTGCTTACAGAAAGCGAACAAAGTCGAACTTGCGTTGCAAGTGTTTCGCCAGCTGTTTCCGAATGATGATTCGCTTAAATGGGTGGAACAATCTGGTGACGAACACCTAACCCCATACGAATCAGAACTTCTTCGGGAAAACCTTGAATATGCATGCCAGATGCAAGATGCAAGCCTGCTGTTCGAACGGGCATCTGCTCTACTAAAGCTCGGCCAGTTTGAGCTAGCTCTCTGCGGATTTGAAACCGCTGTGGTTCGCGATAGTCGCCAACGCCCTCTGGGATTCTTCCGTTTGGCCGTGACATATATGGCATTGGGCAGGAACGAAGATGCGATTCGTGCATTCCTCAGCACAAGTTCCTTCCCCCGTCCAGATGGGATCACAACAGATCAGTACTTTAAGCATAAATGGCAGTATGAATCGATGGAATATGTGGAGTTCTTAGAAACGCTTCCGGTACGTTCCAATGTCGTCCTCTACGAGAGCTATTTTGGAACAAAAATTGATTGCAACCCGGCTGCGATCTATCGTGAAATGAGAAATAATCCAAAATATGTAGATTTCTTGCATGTTTGGGTGATTACGCCTGGAACAAGTGTGCCAAGTGACGTCGCGAATGACCCTCGTGTCGCCTTAGTCCTCCGAGGATCAACGTTATATCGAAAGTACCTTGCGACTGCAAAGTATTTGATCAATAACGTGACCTTCCCTAGCTTCTTCACTCGTAGAGATGGCCAAAACTATCTTAATACGTGGCACGGCACTCCGCTCAAGACCCTTGGCCGAGATATCCAAACTGGATTCATGGAACACGCAAATGTCAGTCGTAATTTCTTACAGGCGACTCACATGCTTGCACCTAATCAACACACACAAGACACTCTTATTTCTAGGTATGAAATAGAAGGCCTTTACACTGGAACTGTGGCGCGAGTGGGGTCACCCAGGCTGGACAAGACCCTGAATGCCTCGCCGGAGTCCTGCGGCAAGCTTCGAGCCACCTTGGGCATTCCCGATGATGGAAAAGCTGTAGTTTTTTATGCGCCCACGTGGAGGGGTTCTCATCGAGAGAAGTCTTTTGATAAGAAGCGTCTAGTGGATGATCTAGCACGATTGGAGGCTTTGGATGCTCATGTGCTTTTCAGAGCCCATCACCTCACAGAGGCCTTACTCTATAACCTGAAGCTTGGCGTAAAGGTAGTTCCCGCGGAAATCGACACGTATGACGTTCTGGCAATTGCTGATGTCTTGATCACCGACTACTCTAGTCTTCTATTTGACTTCTTAGCCACCGGAAAACCTATGGTCTTTTACGCTTATGACCTAGACGCATACACCCAGGAACGCGGGCTCTATTTTGAAATGGAAAGCTTGCCTGGAGCGCTTGCTTTGTCAATTGATGAACTTATTGGGTGTGTGTCTACTGCGCTCGTATCTGGGGTTACTGATGCAGAAAAGTATGAGGTAGCGAAGATTGAATTCACGCCGATGGAGGATGGTAAGGCGGCCGATCGTGCTGTCAGGTATTTTTTCTCAGAGGCACATGATCACAGAAAAGACCTGATCGTGGATCAGAAATGTATACTCCTTATTCATCAAAGCCTGATGCCAAATGGAATAACTAGCTCTTTTCTAAATTTATTAAATAATTTAGACCCATTACAATTTCGTATTATATTTCTTTTTGATTCTCAATCATTAATTAATGACAATGATCGGATGAATAAGTTCAATCTTTTACCAAATTATGTTCAAAGAATTTCTCGCATTGGTTCACAACTTGTTTCACTCGAGGAGCGGTGGGTGATTGATAAATTTAACACTCAAGGCGAGTGGTCGAGTGGCGAGCAAGAAGATATCTATCGCAAAGGTTTTCAGCGAGAATTTAAAAGAATTTTTGGGTGTAGCAAATTTGATTCAGTTATTGAATTTGATGGTTATGCACCGTTTTGGGTCGCACTTTTAGGGGCAGGAGATAAGTTAGTTAACAATAGAATAATTTACATGCATAATAGAATGAAGCAAGAATGGTCAACAAAATATGGCGAACTTAAGAATACATTTTCACTTATTTCCTGGTATGATAAATTTGTTTCGGTCTCAAAGACAACTTCAGATCTTAATATGAATGAATTGTCAGGTAACTTTGATCTCGATTCGTCGCGTTTTGTCCACGCTGACAACCTTCTCCAACCAAATGATATTATTGAGATGTCTAAAGATGTAATTGACGCAGATATCTTGGAATTTATTAAAGATAGCGATGAGATATGGCTGACGATAGGTCGCCTATCTCCGGAGAAATCACATCTAAAATTATTCACGGCATTTAAAGAACATATTAAGATCCAAACTAATGCTAAATTATTGTTGTTGGGCGACGGTCCGCTGCGACAAGAATTGGATTACTTCGTTCAAAAAAATAATCTACAAAAAAATATTTTCATTGCAGGACGCAGATCTAATCCATTTTCAATCATGACTATAGCTGATGCTTTTATTCTGGCATCAGATCATGAGGGGCAGCCGATGGTACTTCTTGAAGCACTTGTGATGGGGCTCCCGACGGTGGCAACAGACATTGTTGGGAGTCGTGGTGTTCTTGGTTCCGGACTTGGTTCGTTGGTCGAAAATTCCGTTAATGGCCTGATTGACGGACTCAAGCTTGGTCGGTCGCATCAACGCTCTGTGGAGTTTAATGTTGATGACTATCAGGCGACGGCTTTGGCTCAGTTCATTTCTCATGTACAGGGCTCTTGA
- a CDS encoding ATP-binding protein, with the protein MTSMDTETKRKLREMSAGALLEAVESQDEVLSMGLTFEERLRLAVDHAYASFTHSKVSGLIRRAGLRYPNADLRQVDLLEERGLNRMTLTELSSCAFVDQFHNVVFQGFTGSGKSYLGCALAKQACLKLIRTHYVRMPDLEEEWRQAEDKPLGQNKFLKKYGSFSMLVVDEWLLDPPKGAFLRMLLELMERRYGSTATVFCTQYKQSDWHARLGSGVHADAIMDRIVHNTIWVETGSYNMREKTALGMS; encoded by the coding sequence ATGACCTCGATGGATACGGAAACCAAAAGGAAATTGCGGGAAATGTCCGCCGGCGCCTTGCTCGAGGCCGTGGAGTCCCAGGACGAGGTCCTCAGCATGGGGCTGACGTTTGAGGAGCGTTTGCGGCTAGCCGTGGACCATGCGTACGCGTCCTTCACCCATTCGAAGGTCAGCGGTCTGATCAGGCGTGCTGGGTTGCGTTACCCCAACGCCGATCTGAGGCAGGTGGATCTGTTGGAGGAACGTGGGCTGAACAGGATGACACTTACTGAGCTGTCGAGCTGCGCCTTCGTTGACCAGTTCCACAATGTCGTCTTTCAGGGATTCACCGGATCGGGGAAGTCGTACCTGGGCTGCGCCCTGGCGAAGCAGGCATGTTTGAAGCTGATCCGCACGCATTACGTGCGCATGCCGGATCTGGAAGAGGAATGGCGGCAAGCCGAAGACAAACCCCTGGGGCAGAACAAGTTCCTGAAAAAGTATGGGTCCTTCAGCATGCTGGTCGTCGATGAGTGGTTGTTGGATCCTCCGAAGGGAGCGTTCTTGCGGATGTTGTTGGAGTTGATGGAGCGTCGGTACGGATCGACGGCAACGGTGTTCTGCACCCAGTACAAGCAGTCGGACTGGCATGCCAGGCTCGGGTCCGGGGTTCACGCGGACGCGATCATGGATCGGATCGTTCACAACACGATCTGGGTCGAGACCGGTAGCTACAACATGAGGGAGAAGACCGCGCTGGGGATGAGCTAA
- the istA gene encoding IS21 family transposase, producing MVRKINAKLILQLRAEGMSGRNIATTQSISRNSVSNVLDAASNAGISWTDIQDKTENAVYALVFPGRGDHQSVFAQPDWGVVHKQLAKVGVTLKLLHGEYVDEESVKGQATMGYDRFCKTYHRYVLEHSATSRVEHKAGMSVEVDWSGPTMTLHDPNTGTKQTVYLFVACLPFSRLGFVEACLDMKQASWLRAHVSMFEALGGSVPRIIPDNLKTGVIKHPAEGEIVLNDSYRHLAGHYVAAVLPGRVRKPKDKSSVENTVGHVATWIIAGLRDTQFTSLPQLRTAIRERVQAYNDEPFQKRAGSRLSVFREEEQPLLRPLPAVPYEISEWVYRRKVAKNSYVTWKRNFYSVPLVNVGASVDLRITETMLEVYRNQERLTSHQLLPASAINQYRTNDSDIPAEQQWKQWEPKRVRGWASRIGPNAVEVVDRIFASVPLAEQGLNAALAVLRLSKRFGPERLEAACLLALQSQVRSPRYAHIRPILDTGQDRANTWNDSLPEPEPGGYVRGSDYYSGGAR from the coding sequence ATGGTACGAAAAATCAATGCGAAGCTGATACTCCAGCTTCGTGCCGAGGGAATGTCCGGGCGCAATATTGCCACCACGCAAAGCATCTCCAGGAACAGCGTTTCCAACGTCCTTGATGCTGCATCAAACGCCGGAATCAGCTGGACGGATATCCAAGACAAAACAGAGAATGCTGTTTATGCTTTGGTGTTCCCCGGTCGCGGGGACCACCAAAGCGTTTTCGCCCAGCCAGACTGGGGCGTTGTCCATAAGCAACTGGCGAAAGTCGGAGTGACGCTCAAGCTCCTGCACGGCGAATACGTTGACGAAGAATCCGTCAAAGGCCAGGCCACCATGGGCTACGACAGGTTCTGCAAGACATATCACCGCTACGTCCTGGAACACAGCGCAACGTCCAGGGTCGAGCACAAGGCCGGGATGAGCGTCGAGGTCGACTGGTCCGGTCCAACCATGACCTTGCATGATCCAAACACCGGCACGAAGCAGACGGTCTATCTGTTTGTGGCGTGCCTGCCCTTTAGCCGGCTGGGCTTTGTCGAGGCCTGTCTGGATATGAAGCAAGCCAGTTGGCTGCGTGCCCACGTTTCCATGTTTGAGGCCTTGGGTGGTTCTGTTCCACGCATCATCCCGGACAACCTCAAAACCGGGGTCATCAAACATCCTGCCGAGGGCGAGATCGTGCTCAATGATTCTTACCGGCATCTGGCTGGCCACTATGTGGCAGCAGTGTTGCCTGGCCGTGTCCGGAAGCCAAAAGATAAATCTAGTGTAGAAAATACGGTGGGCCACGTGGCGACCTGGATCATTGCCGGACTGCGCGATACCCAGTTCACCTCGTTGCCTCAGCTTCGTACGGCGATCCGTGAACGGGTCCAGGCGTATAACGATGAGCCATTCCAGAAGCGGGCGGGCTCCCGGTTGAGCGTTTTTCGGGAAGAAGAGCAGCCGTTGCTTCGCCCCTTGCCGGCGGTGCCGTATGAAATCAGCGAGTGGGTCTATCGGCGTAAGGTCGCGAAGAACAGCTACGTGACGTGGAAGCGGAACTTCTACTCGGTTCCGCTGGTCAATGTCGGGGCAAGCGTTGACCTGCGCATCACGGAAACAATGCTTGAGGTCTACCGGAACCAGGAGCGGCTGACCAGCCATCAGTTACTTCCCGCCTCCGCGATCAATCAGTATCGCACCAATGATTCGGATATCCCGGCCGAACAGCAGTGGAAGCAGTGGGAACCGAAAAGGGTCAGGGGCTGGGCGAGTCGCATCGGACCAAACGCGGTGGAAGTCGTGGATCGGATCTTCGCGTCGGTTCCGCTCGCTGAGCAGGGCCTGAACGCAGCACTGGCGGTGTTGAGGCTGTCGAAGAGGTTCGGCCCGGAACGGCTGGAAGCGGCGTGCCTCCTGGCGCTGCAGAGCCAGGTACGTTCGCCGCGGTATGCGCATATCCGGCCGATCTTGGACACCGGTCAAGACCGGGCCAATACCTGGAATGATTCCCTTCCAGAGCCTGAACCGGGCGGATACGTGCGCGGCAGCGATTACTATTCTGGCGGTGCCCGATGA